The Helianthus annuus cultivar XRQ/B chromosome 16, HanXRQr2.0-SUNRISE, whole genome shotgun sequence genome includes a window with the following:
- the LOC110907734 gene encoding disease resistance protein RPV1 — protein MASSSATSSDHNKKYQYDVFLSFSGEDTRRSFVDHLNNALQGYGIRTFKDDERLQKGKEIKDALLKSIEDSRFCIIVFSKKYASSSWCLDELVKIMKCQKTTDQTAFPVFYDVEPTEVRKQSGSVGEAFAKHTNKVVVLTPLLKKVFEHALARHTNEKLGKWRKALKDAANLSGWELKNTADGHEAKVIKLIVERVSLELRSVNMGVDENLVGMEQRMKALDPYLESGSNDVRMVGIKGMGGAGKTTLARAIFDKISINFEAKSFVEDVREHSKAPLLGLKKLQEQVLRDVLGDKSITISSVHEGTNLMKTMLCGKKVLIVLDDVDHRDQLERLVGNHNWFKLGSRIIITTRDEHVLIAHGVKYIHDVNLLLNEEAIRLFRRHAFREDIPTEEYDKQSLEVIHYAAGLPLTIKVLGSFLCGKSKPEWIEALARLKTIPLQETLTKLELSYENLEDDYKKIFLDVACFYRHLRLSWAPLRLQQMNLLVSNKVIRMLESRGFKARNGLRVLHQKCLITVDKEWNLIHMHDHIEEMGKNIVRREHRNDPTKHSRLWVQEEIEYVLANDLGTEATRCIKLKITPGIVLESLRNMKKLECLIVHKRKVNNISDDCVKINEARGYFPNSLRYLYWYGYHHRCFPKTFEANNLVALEMPFSKIKLWEEGKIMKRLKFLDLSYSEELRSLDLGLTPNLERLNLERCKKLVALDVHGGCLKTLVYLNLCHCQGLKSISFIEQFESLEVLDLSWLDLRELPDYIFTGHSSNSLLELKLSFNEDIKEVPSSIGNLHKLVSLHIVWCSKLKSIPGSICSLQHLTTLNLSYSDIEELPEDLGQLECLEYLKCSGTKVKHLPGSICMLKHLKTLIFYHCQLLKKLPKDVGQLESLEKLDLDGCSNLREIPNSICKLKGLKKLDLRSCSRLEKLPEELGNLKCLQFLDVRDTGITHLPQSIYSVKDLTIYKPEN, from the exons ATGGCTTCTTCTTCTGCAACTTCAAGCGATCATAACAAGAAGTATCAGTATGATGTATTCTTAAGCTTCAGCGGTGAAGACACCCGTAGAAGCTTCGTCGATCATCTAAACAATGCTCTTCAGGGGTACGGTATTCGCACTTTCAAAGACGACGAGAGACTCCAAAAAGGTAAAGAGATCAAAGACGCGCTCTTGAAGTCTATTGAAGACTCCAGGTTCTGCATTATTGTTTTCTCTAAGAAGTACGCATCTTCATCTTGGTGTTTGGATGAGCTCGTAAAGATTATGAAGTGCCAGAAGACAACCGATCAAACTGCTTTCCCTGTGTTCTATGATGTAGAACCAACAGAAGTCCGCAAACAAAGCGGGTCGGTTGGAGAAGCATTTGCCAAACATACGAATAAGGTGGTCGTCTTGACACCCCTTCTCAAGAAAGTTTTTGAACACGCACTTGCGAGACATACCAATGAAAAGTTGGGAAAATGGAGAAAGGCTTTGAAAGATGCAGCCAATTTGTCCGGATGGGAGTTGAAGAACACCGCTGATGG ACATGAAGCAAAAGTAATCAAATTAATTGTTGAGAGGGTTTCACTCGAGTTGCGATCCGTTAATATGGGTGTTGATGAGAACTTAGTAGGCATGGAACAGAGGATGAAAGCTCTCGATCCTTATTTAGAGAGTGGTTCGAATGATGTTCGTATGGTAGGGATCAAGGGCATGGGAGGTGCTGGGAAGACAACTTTGGCGCGAGCTATTTTTGATAAAATATCCATTAATTTCGAAGCTAAAAGCTTTGTTGAGGATGTGAGGGAACATTCGAAAGCTCCTTTGTTGGGTTTGAAGAAGTTGCAAGAACAAGTCCTTAGAGATGTATTAGGGGACAAAAGCATTACCATTAGTAGTGTTCATGAGGGGACAAACTTAATGAAAACGATGTTGTGTGGTAAGAAAGTTCTTATTGTTCTCGATGATGTGGATCACAGAGACCAACTTGAGAGATTAGTTGGTAATCATAATTGGTTCAAGTTGGGAAGTAGAATTATAATTACAACTAGAGACGAGCATGTGCTCATAGCACATGGAGTGAAATACATCCATGATGTCAATCTGTTGTTGAATGAGGAAGCAATTCGCCTCTTCCGTAGGCATGCTTTTCGAGAAGATATTCCAACTGAAGAGTACGATAAACAATCACTCGAAGTTATACATTATGCTGCTGGCCTTCCCCTAAcaatcaaagttttgggttcctTTCTCTGTGGTAAAAGCAAGCCTGAGTGGATCGAAGCACTAGCAAGACTCAAAACAATTCCCTTACAGGAAACTCTTACAAAATTGGAACTAAGCTATGAAAACCTAGAGGATGATTACAAGAAAATATTCTTAGATGTGGCATGCTTCTATAGACATCTTCGATTGAGTTGGGCGCCACTGAGGCTGCAGCAAATGAATCTGCTAGTGAGTAACAAGGTAATAAGAATGCTTGAAAGCCGTGGATTTAAAGCTAGAAATGGTTTAAGAGTTCTTCACCAAAAATGTCTCATAACAGTTGACAAGGAATGGAACCTAATACACATGCATGACCATATTGAAGAAATGGGCAAGAATATTGTACGCCGTGAGCATCGAAATGATCCCACTAAACATAGCCGGCTATGGGTTCAGGAGGAAATTGAATATGTCTTGGCAAATGACTTG GGTACTGAAGCAACAAGATGTATAAAACTTAAAATCACTCCTGGAATTGTTTTGGAAAGTCTTCGAAACATGAAGAAACTTGAATGCCTTATTGTGCACAAGCGTAAGGTCAATAATATTTCTGATGACTGTGTGAAGATTAATGAAGCTCGCGGATACTTTCCAAATTCGTTACGATATCTATATTGGTACGGGTACCATCATCGGTGTTTTCCCAAAACATTTGAAGCAAATAATCTTGTTGCACTTGAAATGCCTTTCAGCAAAATCAAACTTTGGGAAGAGGGAAAG ATTATGAAAAGGCTCAaattccttgatttgagttattcaGAAGAGTTAAGGAGTCTTGACCTTGGGCTGACACCCAATCTTGAGAGGTTAAATCTTGAAAGGTGTAAGAAATTGGTAGCACTTGACGTGCACGGCGGATGTCTAAAAACCCTTGTCTATTTAAACCTATGTCATTGCCAGGGGTTGAAATCTATATCTTTTATCGAGCAGTTTGAATCTCTTGAAGTTCTTGATCTAAGTTGGTTAGATTTGAGGGAACTCCCTGATTATATATTCACAGGGCACTCCAGCAATAGTTTGCTAGAGCTGAAACTTTCATTTAATGAAGATATAAAAGAAGTACCCTCATCAATTGGAAATCTTCATAAGCTTGTCTCTCTACATATCGTGTGGTGCAGTAAACTCAAGAGTATTCCAGGAAGCATTTGTAGTTTACAACATTTGACAACTCTTAACCTTTCTTATAGTGACATAGAGGAATTGCCAGAGGACCTTGGCCAACTGGAATGTTTAGAATACCTTAAGTGTAGTGGTACAAAAGTTAAACATCTCCCTGGTAGCATTTGTATGTTGAAAcatctcaaaaccctaattttttacCATTGTCAGCTTCTTAAGAAGTTACCTAAGGATGTTGGCCAATTAGAATCTTTGGAGAAATTAGACCTAGATGGTTGCTCTAATTTAAGAGAAATTCCCAACAGCATTTGTAAGTTGAAAGGTCTCAAAAAGTTGGATCTTAGAAGTTGTTCGAGGCTTGAAAAACTGCCAGAAGAACTAGGAAATTTAAAATGTTTACAATTCTTAGATGTTAGGGATACTGGCATAACTCACCTTCCACAGAGCATTTATTCAGTGAAAGATTTGACAATCTACAAACCCGAAAATTAA